A single window of Pseudoduganella plicata DNA harbors:
- a CDS encoding GNAT family N-acetyltransferase — protein MQITLEPVTIDNFETLMEMTLPPEQDRYIANNAFSIAQSRFYPNYRARAIYCDSRPAGFLLYAVAAGDVPGHYAIYRLMVEHERQGRGIGRRALELLLAELRAQPDAHRISICYHPDNAVARALYLACGFTEVGIDADGEMIAHILPNAPAASAA, from the coding sequence ATGCAGATCACGCTGGAACCAGTCACCATCGACAACTTTGAAACGCTGATGGAGATGACCCTGCCGCCCGAGCAGGACCGCTATATCGCCAACAATGCGTTCTCCATCGCCCAGTCGCGCTTCTATCCAAACTATCGGGCGCGCGCCATCTATTGCGACAGCCGCCCGGCCGGCTTCCTGCTGTATGCCGTGGCGGCCGGCGACGTGCCCGGCCACTACGCCATCTACCGCCTGATGGTCGAGCATGAACGCCAGGGTCGCGGCATCGGCCGCCGTGCGCTGGAGCTGTTGCTGGCGGAACTGCGTGCCCAGCCGGATGCGCACCGCATCTCGATCTGCTACCACCCCGACAACGCGGTGGCGCGCGCCCTTTATCTTGCCTGCGGCTTTACGGAGGTGGGCATCGACGCCGACGGCGAGATGATTGCGCACATCCTGCCGAATGCCCCGGCAGCCTCCGCCGCCTGA
- a CDS encoding D-amino acid dehydrogenase, giving the protein MRVVILGSGVIGVTTAYYLAQAGHEVTVLDRQPGPALETSFANAGQISPGYASPWAAPGIPLKAVKWMMQRHAPLSISPDGTLFQLQWMWQMLKNCNADSYAVNKERMVRLAEYSRDCFKALRAATGISYEGRQQGTTQLFRTQKQLDDAAKDIEVLKETGVPYELLGARELLSAEPGIAADRLVGGLRLPNDETGDCQLFTTRLMAMAESLGVKFRYNVDITDLVTKGDEIAGVRCGAEIVTGDSYVVALGAYSTALLKKIVQIPVYPLKGYSITVPIAHAEKAPTSTILDETYKIAVTRFDDRIRVGGMAEIAGFDTRLNPRRRETLEMVVNDLFPGAGDTAQALFWTGLRPMTPDGTPVVGRTPVRNLFVNTGHGTLGWTMSCGSAQLLADIMSARRPAIFADDLSVERYRSKGAVRQPQLAGA; this is encoded by the coding sequence ATGCGTGTCGTGATTCTGGGCAGTGGCGTTATCGGTGTGACCACGGCTTATTACCTGGCCCAGGCCGGCCATGAGGTGACGGTGCTCGACCGCCAGCCCGGTCCCGCGCTCGAGACGAGTTTTGCCAACGCCGGACAGATCTCGCCCGGCTATGCGTCGCCATGGGCCGCACCCGGCATTCCCCTGAAGGCCGTCAAGTGGATGATGCAGCGCCATGCGCCGCTGTCCATTTCGCCCGATGGCACGCTGTTCCAGTTGCAGTGGATGTGGCAGATGCTGAAGAACTGCAATGCCGACAGTTACGCCGTCAACAAGGAACGCATGGTCCGGCTGGCCGAGTACAGCCGTGACTGCTTCAAGGCGCTGCGCGCGGCTACCGGCATTTCGTACGAAGGCCGCCAGCAAGGCACGACGCAGCTGTTCCGCACGCAGAAGCAGCTGGACGATGCCGCCAAGGATATCGAAGTGCTGAAGGAAACAGGCGTGCCGTATGAGCTGCTGGGCGCGCGCGAGCTGCTGTCCGCCGAGCCCGGCATTGCCGCCGACCGCCTTGTGGGCGGCCTGCGCCTGCCGAACGACGAGACGGGCGACTGCCAGCTGTTTACCACGCGCCTGATGGCCATGGCCGAGTCGCTGGGCGTGAAGTTCCGCTATAACGTGGACATCACGGACCTCGTCACGAAAGGCGACGAGATCGCCGGCGTGCGCTGTGGCGCCGAGATCGTCACCGGCGACTCGTATGTCGTGGCGCTGGGGGCCTATTCGACGGCGTTGCTGAAGAAAATCGTGCAGATACCCGTCTATCCGCTCAAGGGCTACTCGATCACCGTGCCGATTGCGCACGCGGAAAAGGCGCCCACGTCCACGATCCTGGACGAGACGTACAAGATCGCCGTCACCCGCTTCGACGACCGCATCCGCGTGGGCGGCATGGCCGAGATCGCGGGCTTCGACACGCGCCTGAACCCGCGCCGCCGCGAAACGCTGGAGATGGTGGTCAACGACCTGTTCCCCGGCGCGGGCGACACCGCACAGGCATTGTTCTGGACGGGTCTGCGCCCGATGACGCCGGACGGCACGCCCGTTGTCGGCCGCACGCCGGTACGCAATCTGTTCGTCAACACGGGCCACGGCACCTTGGGCTGGACGATGTCGTGCGGCTCCGCGCAACTGCTGGCCGACATCATGTCGGCCCGCCGCCCCGCCATTTTCGCCGACGACCTGTCCGTCGAGCGCTATCGCAGCAAGGGCGCTGTGCGCCAGCCGCAACTCGCGGGCGCCTGA
- a CDS encoding Lrp/AsnC ligand binding domain-containing protein, with protein MRTQKESVRTLDKLDRKILRILQQDGRISMKDLSEQVGLSITPAIERVKRMERDGVITGYHARLNPAAVGATLLVFVEITLNQKSASHFEQFRREVLRIPEVQECHLVSGDFDYLIKARIHEMAEYRKLLGDMLLNLPGAAQSKSYVVMEEIKETLVLATEPA; from the coding sequence ATGCGCACACAAAAAGAGTCGGTACGCACCCTCGACAAGCTGGACCGCAAGATCCTGCGCATCCTGCAGCAGGACGGCCGCATCTCGATGAAGGATCTGTCCGAGCAGGTAGGGCTGTCGATCACGCCTGCCATCGAGCGCGTCAAGCGCATGGAGCGCGACGGCGTCATCACCGGCTACCACGCCCGGCTGAATCCGGCTGCCGTGGGGGCGACGTTGCTGGTGTTCGTGGAAATCACGCTGAACCAGAAATCGGCCAGCCACTTCGAACAGTTCCGCCGCGAAGTGCTGCGCATCCCGGAGGTGCAGGAATGCCACCTCGTCTCGGGCGACTTCGACTACCTGATCAAGGCGCGCATCCACGAGATGGCGGAGTACCGCAAGCTGCTGGGCGACATGCTGCTCAATCTGCCCGGCGCCGCGCAGTCGAAGAGCTATGTGGTGATGGAGGAGATCAAGGAGACGCTGGTGCTGGCGACGGAGCCGGCATGA